In Chitinophaga nivalis, a single genomic region encodes these proteins:
- a CDS encoding D-glycero-alpha-D-manno-heptose-1,7-bisphosphate 7-phosphatase gives MTLFLDRDGVINDEIRDSYVLHPDMFRFSDGVLTAMPLLAQHFERIVIVTNQRCIGRGLLTVAGLEEIHAQMLATIRQHGGRIDNIYFCPDVNNDSPCRKPQSGMALQARQDFPEIDFEQSVMVGNTLSDMQFGKTLGMHTVFIPSTWPEVPFPHPLIDKRVENLLQFAQEIQ, from the coding sequence ATGACCTTATTCCTCGACAGAGACGGTGTGATCAATGATGAAATCCGCGACAGCTACGTGCTGCATCCGGATATGTTCCGTTTCAGCGATGGTGTATTAACGGCGATGCCGCTACTGGCCCAACATTTCGAACGGATTGTGATTGTTACCAATCAGCGCTGTATCGGTAGAGGGTTACTGACGGTGGCCGGCCTGGAGGAAATTCACGCACAGATGCTGGCGACTATCCGGCAACATGGCGGCAGAATTGACAACATCTATTTCTGTCCCGACGTCAATAACGACAGTCCTTGCCGCAAACCACAAAGTGGCATGGCCTTACAGGCCCGGCAGGATTTTCCGGAAATAGATTTCGAACAATCCGTGATGGTAGGTAATACCCTCAGCGATATGCAGTTTGGGAAAACACTGGGCATGCACACAGTATTTATTCCTTCTACCTGGCCGGAAGTACCTTTTCCCCATCCGCTCATCGACAAACGGGTAGAAAACCTGTTGCAGTTTGCGCAGGAAATACAATAA
- a CDS encoding WD40/YVTN/BNR-like repeat-containing protein, with protein MKKSRNDLICPTLGTLLWRVTSGKPCIVRLLLSVLFIYLSGHFSTATAQQSAAAHHINIIASTPVQSIRGLSAVTDNIVWASGTGGQVGRSLDGGRHWQWNRVSGCDSCDWRSLYAFNDQKAVVLNAGEPAQLFLTTDGGTSWKRAFYDTTPGIFFDALSFFNAQEGIAIGDPLSGRFTIIRTHDGGLSWHRDTPADLPAATTGESIFAASGTGLVTFRDKKTYFATGGTVSRLFHSGDNWHAYTIPVVQGTATTGTFSITFLNPQQGIAVGGDYKNDTARSGNCMLTSNGGRNWVAPSTPPGGYKSGVAYLTPHILVTTGTSGTDISYNGGKDWQPIGAGFNVVTKARKGNRIFLAGKSIAVLESNK; from the coding sequence ATGAAGAAATCCCGGAACGACCTGATTTGTCCTACCTTAGGTACCCTGCTATGGCGCGTTACAAGCGGTAAACCCTGCATAGTCCGCCTGCTGTTAAGCGTCCTTTTTATTTATTTATCCGGACATTTTTCTACTGCCACTGCCCAGCAGTCTGCCGCAGCGCATCATATAAATATTATAGCCTCTACCCCGGTACAAAGCATTCGGGGGCTCAGTGCCGTCACCGATAACATCGTATGGGCCTCCGGCACCGGCGGCCAGGTAGGCAGGAGTCTGGATGGCGGCCGGCACTGGCAATGGAACCGGGTATCGGGTTGCGATAGCTGCGACTGGCGGTCGCTGTATGCCTTCAACGACCAGAAAGCCGTTGTACTGAATGCCGGCGAACCGGCGCAACTTTTTCTGACCACCGACGGGGGCACTTCCTGGAAACGGGCGTTCTATGATACCACCCCGGGCATCTTTTTTGACGCGCTGTCTTTTTTCAATGCACAGGAAGGAATCGCCATCGGCGACCCGCTGTCTGGCCGCTTTACCATTATTCGCACCCATGATGGCGGGCTGTCGTGGCACCGGGATACGCCGGCGGATTTACCTGCCGCGACAACAGGAGAATCCATTTTTGCGGCGAGCGGTACCGGTCTGGTTACCTTCCGGGATAAAAAAACCTACTTCGCCACCGGCGGCACTGTATCCCGTCTGTTTCACAGCGGTGATAACTGGCATGCCTATACGATTCCGGTTGTGCAGGGTACCGCTACCACCGGTACCTTCTCCATTACCTTCCTGAACCCGCAGCAGGGTATTGCCGTAGGCGGCGATTATAAAAACGATACCGCCCGTAGCGGCAACTGCATGCTGACCAGCAACGGCGGCCGCAACTGGGTAGCGCCTTCCACGCCTCCGGGCGGTTATAAATCGGGCGTAGCCTACCTGACACCCCACATACTGGTGACTACCGGCACTTCCGGCACCGATATTTCCTATAATGGCGGTAAAGACTGGCAACCCATCGGAGCAGGATTTAACGTTGTCACCAAAGCCAGAAAAGGAAACCGGATATTTTTAGCGGGCAAATCGATCGCGGTACTGGAAAGCAATAAATAA
- a CDS encoding ligand-binding sensor domain-containing protein: MLLLRQSKILILFCLCVLYGSPLLAQEKPYIFDSYSVNEGLSQSTVFDIAQDDQGFLWIATRDGINRFDGYTFNEYRYKPSALSKAGEGKGELAPRGSTGNRAVINRFDLKGYKAFSFYKDSRHQLLLTHNNGISMYDKYRNNFRTLLEDTANLNYMERDSNFKFRILGEDTATNSLWVWRPTKGLYVLDNTSYAIKRIILYPPQFRQRGVVPATVMKDGDTIWMSAEQGELLSLNIKSLRLSTYCLPGVGNRPVMRNLNADSMIIVSPGHIIVFNKKRNKFSDLAYDVKNELGEAFEPAVMEVDQYGNAWVGGNDGVLIYSVARNEIIRHIVSFNTFETRSFNNVSFLYRDGSDNMWVGTDGDGIKKYSPHKKVFNLYRSPYITHNMVQSVYKHDDGKLYLGLMRDGLNIYAEGGKFLERISNELYPGKFPANDLGAICRENSDHIWLHFSNMYIGLFNVQTKAFLDLSSKIKELGLPYQPDPFPFLFKRVNGELYFNYGGHLLMFNSDTHKGYRVSVVHDFKDEILTAYYEDYMGNQYVGTKSSLYVKLADDARWRSIPLPQGTAVKSINKNPHKELLVATNKGLFIIDPQHRIKMHFNSYDNPKLINDYMYGVLLDDKDRIWVSHNKGLSQINPVSGEITTFNYEDGLQSNEFNTGAFYKSIDGELFFGGIRGVNGFYPKNFRNNPFYSTVIIRRMEVLNKPYESDTAISLLKKVELPYNQNTIAIEFVPLEYTNPLKNKVRYKLEGADEDWVDAGTFRMARYTNLHPGSYTFKVKGSNNDDIWNPAYTSLEIVIKIPFWQSLWFRFLLLLLLLGIAYYFSTLYLDYKIRHEKLKLEKEQAVDQERARISSDMHDDLGSGLSTIRLLSEVAKRKIQDPGQTREIERISETAGEMVDKMSEIIWAMNSSNDSLANLIAYMRSFAAEFLEHAHITHQFYIPETIPNIKLSGGTRRNIYLAVKESLHNVVKHAKATEVIIEVKMHKNMTIMIKDNGKGFDQEKVRLFGNGLKNIQKRMNAVGGNADISSNNGTIVFLDIPLN, encoded by the coding sequence GTGCTGTTACTGCGTCAATCAAAAATACTTATCCTGTTTTGCCTGTGTGTGCTATACGGTAGCCCGCTATTAGCCCAGGAGAAGCCATATATTTTCGATAGCTACAGTGTCAATGAAGGCCTTTCGCAGAGCACCGTATTTGATATTGCGCAGGACGACCAGGGGTTTCTCTGGATTGCTACCCGCGATGGCATCAACCGGTTTGACGGATATACTTTCAATGAATACCGCTATAAACCCAGCGCCCTGTCCAAGGCGGGCGAGGGCAAAGGAGAACTGGCGCCCCGGGGCTCTACCGGCAACCGGGCGGTCATCAACCGTTTTGACCTCAAAGGCTACAAAGCATTTTCTTTTTACAAAGACAGTCGTCATCAGCTGTTGCTGACCCATAACAACGGGATCAGCATGTATGATAAATACCGGAATAACTTTCGTACCCTCCTGGAAGATACCGCCAACCTGAACTACATGGAACGCGACAGTAACTTTAAATTCAGGATACTGGGAGAAGATACTGCTACCAACTCGCTGTGGGTATGGCGGCCTACGAAAGGGTTGTATGTACTGGATAATACGAGCTATGCGATTAAACGTATCATCCTCTACCCGCCGCAGTTCCGGCAAAGAGGGGTGGTACCTGCTACGGTGATGAAAGATGGCGATACCATCTGGATGAGTGCCGAGCAGGGGGAGTTGTTGTCGTTGAATATAAAATCCCTGCGCTTATCCACGTATTGCCTGCCAGGTGTAGGCAACCGGCCGGTGATGCGTAACCTCAACGCCGACTCCATGATTATTGTGAGTCCGGGACACATTATTGTCTTCAATAAAAAACGGAACAAGTTCAGTGACCTGGCTTATGATGTGAAGAATGAGCTGGGCGAAGCTTTTGAGCCGGCAGTGATGGAGGTAGACCAATACGGCAACGCCTGGGTGGGTGGTAACGACGGTGTACTGATATACAGCGTGGCCCGCAATGAAATCATCCGGCATATTGTAAGCTTTAATACTTTTGAAACCCGCTCCTTTAATAATGTCTCGTTCCTTTACCGGGATGGCTCCGATAATATGTGGGTAGGTACAGACGGCGATGGTATCAAAAAATATTCTCCCCATAAAAAAGTATTTAACCTGTACCGGTCGCCCTATATCACACATAATATGGTGCAGTCGGTGTACAAGCACGACGATGGTAAATTGTACCTGGGGCTGATGCGCGACGGGTTAAACATTTATGCAGAAGGGGGCAAATTCCTGGAACGGATTTCCAATGAACTGTATCCGGGTAAGTTCCCGGCCAACGATCTGGGAGCTATCTGCCGCGAAAACTCCGATCATATCTGGCTCCATTTTTCCAATATGTACATTGGGTTGTTTAATGTACAAACCAAGGCTTTCCTGGATCTGAGCAGTAAAATAAAGGAACTGGGATTACCGTATCAACCGGATCCTTTCCCGTTTCTGTTCAAACGGGTCAACGGCGAATTGTATTTCAACTATGGCGGGCACCTGCTCATGTTTAACAGTGATACACACAAAGGATACCGGGTATCTGTGGTACATGATTTTAAAGATGAGATCCTGACGGCGTATTATGAGGATTACATGGGCAACCAGTATGTGGGCACCAAATCATCCCTGTACGTAAAGCTGGCAGATGATGCCCGCTGGCGGTCTATTCCGCTGCCACAGGGCACGGCGGTGAAGTCGATCAATAAAAATCCGCATAAGGAGTTACTGGTGGCTACCAACAAGGGATTGTTCATTATCGATCCGCAGCACCGCATCAAAATGCATTTTAACAGCTACGATAATCCCAAGCTGATTAATGATTATATGTACGGTGTATTGCTGGATGATAAAGACCGGATCTGGGTAAGCCACAATAAAGGATTGTCGCAGATCAATCCGGTAAGTGGCGAGATTACTACCTTTAATTATGAAGATGGACTGCAGTCCAATGAATTTAATACCGGTGCTTTTTATAAATCGATCGACGGCGAGTTGTTTTTTGGCGGAATTCGTGGGGTAAATGGATTCTATCCGAAAAATTTCCGGAATAATCCTTTTTATTCCACAGTGATTATTCGCCGGATGGAAGTACTGAATAAGCCGTACGAATCAGATACCGCCATTTCGCTGCTGAAAAAAGTAGAGCTGCCTTATAACCAGAATACCATTGCCATAGAGTTTGTGCCGCTGGAATATACCAATCCACTGAAGAATAAGGTACGTTATAAGCTGGAAGGCGCCGACGAAGACTGGGTTGATGCAGGCACTTTCCGTATGGCACGGTATACGAATCTGCATCCGGGAAGTTATACCTTTAAGGTAAAAGGGTCGAATAATGACGATATCTGGAATCCTGCCTATACGTCTCTCGAAATTGTTATTAAAATACCTTTCTGGCAATCGTTGTGGTTCCGTTTTCTTTTGTTATTATTACTGTTGGGTATCGCTTACTATTTTTCCACGTTGTACCTGGATTATAAAATCAGACACGAAAAACTGAAATTAGAGAAGGAGCAGGCAGTAGATCAGGAAAGGGCGCGGATTTCAAGCGATATGCATGATGACCTGGGTTCAGGTTTATCTACCATCCGGTTGTTGAGTGAGGTCGCCAAACGGAAGATCCAGGATCCTGGACAAACGCGGGAGATCGAGCGTATTTCTGAAACAGCAGGAGAAATGGTGGATAAGATGAGTGAAATTATCTGGGCAATGAACTCTTCCAATGATTCGCTGGCTAACCTGATCGCCTATATGAGAAGTTTCGCCGCTGAATTTTTGGAGCACGCGCATATCACACATCAGTTTTATATTCCGGAAACAATCCCCAATATTAAATTAAGCGGGGGCACGCGAAGAAATATTTACCTGGCAGTAAAAGAATCGTTGCACAACGTAGTAAAACATGCCAAGGCCACGGAAGTGATCATTGAAGTGAAGATGCACAAAAACATGACGATAATGATCAAGGATAACGGGAAAGGATTTGATCAGGAGAAAGTACGGTTATTTGGTAACGGATTGAAGAACATACAGAAAAGAATGAATGCAGTAGGAGGAAATGCAGATATTTCTTCTAACAATGGAACAATAGTTTTTCTCGATATCCCGCTAAATTGA
- a CDS encoding DNA topoisomerase IV subunit B, whose protein sequence is MANTEKTDNKDLFASYTEDSIRSLDWREHIRLRPGMYIGKLGDGTSMDDGIYILLKEVTDNCIDEHTMGFGKQIDIKVTEHSVTIRDFGRGIPLGKVVDVVSKINTGAKYDSKAFQKSVGLNGVGTKAVNALSSYFRVQSVRDGRAKIAEFERGVLTKEHKEGATTEANGTLVTFTPDDTVFKNFRYIPEFLENQIWNYCFLNAGLTISFNGKKYLSKNGLLDLLQRKTNEEDLRYPIIHLKGEDIEVAITHESQYGEEYYSFVNGQHTTQGGTHLAAFREAFVKTVRDFYKKDYEATDIRASICAAVAVRVQEPVFESQTKTKLGSQVVHEGGPSVKAFVLDFLSKHLDDFLHRNPSVAEALKKRIEQSERERKELAGIKKLANERAKKANLHNRKLRDCRLHLNDEFTGKDKSEQEARRLESTIFITEGDSASGSITKSRNVETQAVFSLRGKPLNSYGLTKKIVYENEEFNLLQHALNIEEGLEGLRYNNIVIATDADVDGMHIRLLLLTFFLQFFPDLVKNGHVYILETPLFRVRNKQQTIYCYTEEEKQKAVKKLGNKPEITRFKGLGEISPDEFGRFIGEDIHIEPIILSKDIHVQKLLEYYMGKNTQARQEFIINNLRYEKDLVEEAAEAN, encoded by the coding sequence ATGGCAAACACGGAAAAGACGGATAACAAGGATTTATTTGCTTCCTATACGGAAGACTCCATACGGTCGCTGGACTGGCGGGAGCATATCCGCCTCCGGCCTGGTATGTACATCGGTAAACTAGGAGACGGAACCAGCATGGATGATGGTATCTATATACTGCTGAAAGAGGTAACAGATAACTGCATCGATGAACATACCATGGGATTTGGTAAACAGATTGATATTAAAGTAACGGAACATAGTGTCACGATCCGCGACTTTGGCCGGGGGATTCCTTTGGGTAAAGTAGTGGACGTTGTCAGCAAAATCAATACGGGCGCCAAATACGACAGCAAAGCCTTTCAGAAATCAGTGGGATTGAACGGTGTGGGTACGAAAGCAGTGAATGCACTGTCGAGCTACTTCCGCGTACAATCTGTACGGGACGGCCGCGCCAAGATCGCAGAATTTGAACGGGGTGTACTGACAAAAGAACATAAAGAAGGCGCTACTACAGAAGCCAATGGTACCCTGGTTACCTTTACACCAGATGATACGGTATTCAAGAACTTCCGCTATATCCCGGAATTCCTCGAAAACCAGATCTGGAACTATTGCTTCCTCAACGCCGGTCTGACCATCTCCTTCAACGGAAAAAAATACCTTTCCAAAAACGGATTGCTGGACCTGCTGCAACGTAAAACCAATGAAGAAGACCTGCGCTACCCGATCATTCACCTGAAAGGCGAAGACATCGAAGTGGCCATTACACATGAAAGCCAGTACGGTGAAGAATACTATTCGTTTGTAAACGGCCAGCATACCACCCAGGGTGGTACGCACCTGGCAGCTTTCCGCGAAGCCTTTGTAAAAACCGTACGGGACTTCTATAAAAAAGATTACGAAGCCACGGATATTCGTGCTTCTATCTGCGCTGCCGTAGCAGTAAGAGTACAGGAGCCGGTATTCGAATCACAGACAAAAACCAAACTGGGTTCACAGGTGGTACACGAAGGTGGCCCTTCTGTAAAAGCATTCGTACTGGATTTCCTGTCCAAACACCTGGATGATTTCCTGCACCGCAACCCGTCAGTAGCAGAGGCCCTGAAAAAACGTATCGAACAAAGTGAGCGGGAACGCAAGGAGCTGGCAGGTATTAAAAAACTCGCCAACGAAAGAGCTAAAAAAGCGAACCTGCACAACCGTAAACTGCGCGATTGCCGCCTGCACCTGAATGATGAATTCACTGGTAAGGATAAATCAGAACAGGAAGCACGCAGACTGGAATCTACCATCTTTATTACGGAAGGGGATTCTGCCAGCGGTTCCATTACCAAATCCAGGAATGTGGAAACACAGGCGGTATTCAGCTTACGGGGTAAACCCCTGAACAGCTACGGTCTTACCAAAAAGATCGTATACGAGAATGAAGAATTTAACCTGCTGCAACACGCACTGAATATTGAAGAAGGACTGGAAGGACTGCGTTACAATAACATTGTGATCGCTACAGATGCAGACGTGGACGGGATGCACATCCGGTTGCTGCTGCTCACTTTCTTCCTGCAATTCTTCCCGGACCTGGTGAAAAACGGACACGTATATATCCTGGAAACACCGTTGTTCCGCGTGCGTAATAAACAACAAACCATTTACTGTTATACGGAAGAAGAAAAACAGAAAGCAGTAAAAAAACTGGGCAATAAGCCGGAAATCACCCGCTTTAAAGGTTTGGGCGAAATTTCGCCGGATGAATTTGGCCGTTTTATCGGAGAAGATATTCATATCGAACCGATCATCCTGTCGAAAGATATTCATGTGCAGAAACTGCTGGAATATTATATGGGCAAGAATACCCAGGCCCGTCAGGAGTTTATTATCAATAACCTCCGGTATGAAAAAGACCTGGTAGAAGAAGCTGCCGAAGCGAATTAA
- a CDS encoding DNA gyrase/topoisomerase IV subunit A, translating into MENITSDESLHNVIHVGGMYESWFLDYASYVILERAVPSVEDGLKPVQRRILHAMKEMDDGRFNKVANVIGQTMQYHPHGDASISDAIVNLGQKDLLIETQGNWGDVRTGDDAAAARYIEARLSKFALDVAFNPKTTSWQLSYDGRKNEPLALPMKFPLLLAQGAEGIAVGLSTKILPHNFCELIEAAVKYLRGKKFELYPDFITGGMIDIANYNDGKRGGKVRVRAHIEEKDKKTLLIKDVPYGVTTTQVMESIVKANDSGKIKIKKVVDNTAAEVEIEVQLAPGISPDITIDALYAFTDCEISISPNACVIVSDKPHFLTVSDLLKASTDYAKDLLRQELEIKLAELQEKWHYTSLEKIFFEKQIYKELEQKHKDWETVLNAIDKGFTPYKKQLKREITREDIVKLTEKPVRRIYRLDINELNEQIKGIEGEIKEVKNNLANLVDYTVSYFDNLLKKYGKGRERKTIIKTFDTIQVQQVAIANTKIYVNRADGFIGTSLKKDEFVADCSDLDNIIVFRRDGKMLVTKVADKTFVGKDIIHVDVFRKNDERTTYNMIYVEGKTGVSYAKRFNVTGVTRDKEYELAHKGEKNSKVHYFSANANGEAEVVTIKLSPNCNARNKEFDLFFETIAIKGRISMGNVVTKYPIRSVKFKEKGVSTLAGQKIWYDTETGRLNTEERGVYIGSFEGEDKIFVAFKNGTYELTNYELINRYESNDVVYIEKFNPEKVVTAIYFDADKKQFNVKRFRIETQTLNNKFLFIKEGTNNYLEMVTTHTQPVVLLKTGKKRSPEEEEIDLSEFVEVTGWKAVGTRIAGDDLISAELLSEDEDPDPNETTGGQGELF; encoded by the coding sequence ATGGAAAATATAACATCAGATGAATCTCTGCACAATGTCATCCACGTTGGAGGCATGTATGAGAGCTGGTTTCTGGATTATGCATCCTATGTAATCCTGGAACGGGCTGTACCCAGCGTGGAAGATGGCCTGAAACCGGTACAGCGCCGTATCCTGCATGCCATGAAAGAAATGGATGACGGCCGCTTTAATAAAGTGGCTAACGTTATCGGACAAACGATGCAGTATCACCCGCATGGGGATGCTTCTATCAGCGATGCTATCGTAAACCTTGGACAAAAAGACCTGCTGATTGAAACACAGGGTAACTGGGGCGACGTAAGAACCGGTGATGATGCGGCTGCCGCCAGGTATATTGAGGCACGTTTATCAAAGTTTGCACTGGATGTAGCTTTTAACCCTAAGACTACTTCCTGGCAGCTCAGCTACGACGGTCGTAAAAACGAACCGCTGGCTTTACCGATGAAATTCCCGTTGTTACTGGCACAGGGAGCAGAAGGTATTGCGGTGGGGCTGTCTACCAAAATATTACCACACAACTTCTGTGAGCTCATAGAAGCGGCTGTTAAATACCTGAGAGGAAAGAAATTTGAATTGTACCCCGACTTTATCACCGGTGGTATGATTGATATTGCCAACTATAATGATGGTAAACGCGGCGGTAAAGTACGCGTAAGGGCGCACATTGAAGAGAAGGACAAAAAGACCCTGCTCATCAAGGACGTACCTTATGGTGTTACCACCACCCAGGTAATGGAGTCCATCGTTAAAGCCAACGACAGCGGTAAAATCAAGATCAAAAAAGTAGTGGATAATACCGCTGCGGAAGTAGAAATTGAAGTACAGCTGGCGCCGGGCATTTCACCGGATATTACCATAGATGCCCTCTACGCATTTACCGATTGTGAAATCTCTATCTCTCCCAATGCCTGTGTAATTGTCAGCGATAAACCACACTTCCTGACCGTATCAGACCTGCTGAAAGCCTCTACCGATTATGCCAAAGACCTGCTGAGACAGGAACTGGAAATTAAACTGGCGGAGTTGCAGGAAAAATGGCACTATACTTCCCTGGAAAAGATCTTCTTTGAAAAACAGATCTACAAGGAACTGGAGCAGAAACATAAAGACTGGGAAACCGTTCTGAATGCTATCGACAAAGGATTTACGCCGTATAAAAAACAACTGAAACGCGAGATTACCCGCGAAGATATTGTGAAACTAACGGAGAAGCCTGTACGTCGTATATATCGCCTCGATATCAATGAACTCAACGAGCAGATCAAAGGTATTGAAGGGGAAATCAAAGAGGTGAAAAACAACCTCGCCAACCTGGTGGATTACACCGTGTCTTACTTCGATAACCTCCTGAAAAAATACGGGAAAGGCCGCGAGCGTAAAACCATTATCAAAACATTTGATACCATCCAGGTACAACAGGTAGCCATTGCGAATACCAAGATCTATGTAAACCGTGCAGATGGTTTCATTGGTACTTCCCTGAAGAAAGATGAGTTTGTGGCAGATTGTTCTGACCTCGACAATATCATCGTTTTCCGCCGGGATGGTAAAATGCTGGTGACCAAAGTAGCCGATAAAACCTTTGTAGGAAAAGACATTATTCACGTGGATGTATTCCGCAAGAATGATGAACGTACTACCTACAACATGATTTATGTAGAAGGTAAAACCGGTGTCAGCTACGCCAAACGTTTTAATGTAACCGGTGTTACCCGTGATAAGGAATATGAGCTGGCACACAAAGGAGAGAAAAATTCCAAAGTGCATTATTTCTCTGCCAACGCCAATGGAGAAGCAGAAGTAGTAACGATTAAACTCAGTCCTAACTGTAATGCCCGTAACAAAGAGTTTGATCTCTTCTTTGAAACCATCGCCATCAAAGGGCGTATTTCCATGGGGAACGTGGTGACCAAATACCCGATCCGCAGCGTTAAATTCAAAGAGAAAGGCGTATCTACCCTGGCAGGCCAGAAAATCTGGTACGATACCGAAACCGGCAGATTGAATACAGAAGAGCGGGGCGTTTACATCGGCAGTTTTGAAGGAGAAGATAAAATTTTCGTTGCCTTCAAAAACGGTACCTACGAGCTCACCAACTATGAACTGATCAACCGCTACGAGTCCAATGACGTCGTGTACATTGAGAAGTTCAATCCGGAAAAAGTAGTGACGGCCATCTATTTTGATGCAGATAAAAAACAGTTTAATGTGAAACGTTTCCGTATTGAAACGCAGACATTAAATAATAAATTCCTCTTCATTAAGGAAGGCACCAATAATTACCTGGAAATGGTGACTACCCATACCCAACCGGTAGTACTGCTGAAAACAGGTAAAAAACGGAGCCCCGAAGAAGAAGAAATAGATCTCTCCGAATTTGTGGAAGTAACCGGCTGGAAAGCGGTAGGTACGCGGATTGCAGGAGATGACCTGATCAGTGCGGAACTGTTGTCGGAAGATGAAGATCCGGATCCGAATGAAACGACCGGAGGTCAGGGCGAATTGTTTTAA
- a CDS encoding response regulator yields MTVYSKKKSQDNMDTITIAIVEDNHDIRTAMELLINGSDGYACVGTFNNAETAVEQIPQLMPNVVLMDFNLPGGMNGIECIARLKQEYQDMQFMMLTVYEDDDKIFMALEAGASGYILKKTSPGELLEAIRDLYDGGSPMSSQIARRVVAFFQKQAKPNPALEALTTREKEILDQLSKGYLYKEIASNLFISIETVRRHVHNIYEKLHVRSRTDAVNKYYNR; encoded by the coding sequence ATGACGGTATACTCAAAAAAGAAGTCCCAGGATAACATGGACACCATCACTATTGCGATAGTAGAAGATAATCATGATATCCGCACGGCTATGGAATTGCTGATTAATGGTTCTGACGGATATGCCTGTGTTGGTACTTTCAATAATGCAGAAACCGCCGTAGAACAGATCCCTCAACTGATGCCAAATGTGGTGCTGATGGATTTCAATCTTCCTGGTGGCATGAACGGTATTGAATGTATTGCCCGGTTAAAGCAAGAGTACCAGGATATGCAGTTTATGATGCTCACAGTATATGAAGATGATGATAAAATCTTTATGGCACTGGAAGCAGGCGCAAGTGGCTATATCCTGAAGAAAACATCTCCGGGAGAATTGTTGGAAGCCATTCGTGATTTGTATGATGGGGGATCTCCCATGAGTTCCCAGATTGCCAGAAGGGTCGTGGCATTTTTTCAGAAACAGGCCAAACCCAATCCTGCACTGGAAGCTTTAACCACCAGAGAAAAAGAAATCCTCGACCAGCTGTCTAAAGGTTACCTGTATAAAGAAATTGCCAGCAACCTTTTTATCAGCATCGAAACCGTGCGTCGGCACGTGCACAATATCTATGAGAAACTGCACGTACGTAGCAGAACAGATGCCGTAAACAAATATTATAACCGCTAA
- a CDS encoding DUF1835 domain-containing protein has product MLHIVFGQPAVTVLGEAVAMDEKMQGEILYFEDDLSVGPLFILDTKDGQAARKLWWQQLAGIQPQPAAVTTEETAPPSQPVATPEEEETPGDADRFRSLKARLKEEPELEVWIWAGQNARDVCGYYWLVSQLYDFAGRIHIIYLNNLPFLNEKGGVFYPTHLHQILPKEFLKAKKLARPISLAEYELDGEEWHRLMNENGGIRLLEGGKKIRGEATAFYDKELVTQSGKEFVKAWKVVQQVTGKLKYPVMDQFLGWRLKELIREGKLESKGELKTIRDFEVKLPGEQTINETAS; this is encoded by the coding sequence TTGTTACATATAGTTTTTGGTCAGCCTGCAGTTACGGTGCTGGGAGAAGCAGTAGCGATGGATGAGAAAATGCAGGGAGAGATCCTTTATTTTGAAGATGATCTGTCTGTAGGACCTTTGTTTATATTGGATACAAAAGATGGACAGGCCGCTCGGAAACTATGGTGGCAGCAACTCGCGGGTATTCAGCCGCAACCGGCTGCTGTTACTACGGAAGAAACAGCCCCACCATCGCAGCCTGTAGCAACGCCCGAAGAGGAAGAAACGCCGGGCGATGCAGACCGGTTCAGGAGCCTGAAAGCCCGGCTGAAAGAAGAGCCGGAGCTGGAAGTATGGATCTGGGCAGGACAGAATGCACGTGATGTTTGTGGCTATTACTGGTTGGTCAGCCAACTGTATGATTTTGCCGGCCGGATACATATCATCTACCTGAACAACCTGCCTTTCCTCAACGAGAAAGGTGGCGTATTCTATCCTACACACCTGCACCAGATATTGCCGAAAGAATTCCTGAAAGCAAAAAAACTGGCCCGCCCGATATCCCTGGCAGAATATGAGCTGGATGGAGAAGAGTGGCACCGCCTCATGAATGAAAATGGTGGTATCCGTTTGCTGGAAGGGGGGAAAAAGATAAGAGGAGAAGCAACGGCTTTCTACGATAAAGAACTGGTGACGCAAAGCGGGAAAGAATTCGTGAAAGCCTGGAAAGTTGTACAACAGGTAACCGGCAAACTGAAATACCCGGTGATGGACCAGTTCCTGGGATGGCGGCTGAAAGAGCTGATCCGCGAAGGTAAACTGGAAAGTAAAGGAGAACTGAAAACCATCCGTGATTTTGAAGTGAAGCTGCCGGGAGAACAAACCATCAATGAAACCGCATCATGA